The proteins below are encoded in one region of Candidatus Thermoplasmatota archaeon:
- a CDS encoding 3-keto-5-aminohexanoate cleavage protein, protein MKTSQEKLIVTVTTANAWIYPEAKNYPKTPEEIAEIVYKCYNEGASIAHVHLPKNACKKNS, encoded by the coding sequence ATGAAAACATCACAAGAAAAGCTTATTGTCACCGTTACTACAGCTAATGCATGGATATATCCAGAGGCAAAGAATTATCCAAAAACACCAGAAGAAATAGCAGAGATAGTGTATAAATGTTACAACGAAGGAGCGAGCATCGCACATGTTCATTTACCTAAAAACGCATGTAAAAAAAACAGTTGA
- a CDS encoding 3-keto-5-aminohexanoate cleavage protein, translating to MFIYLKTHVKKTVELIRDKCDIIIQGGMSSDLIQERHELFGSKPDMVSIILNHHDEYFSGIEVNRLHTRKELENYCKLCREKKIKPEFEVWHYGSIWNLNFLIGKKLVEKPYFLTQFLGWPGGTWSPPTKDELEHRIKYLPAECVCSVSVMGPDQEIVLTRAIELNKHVRVGTEDYPYLKKGVLAKDNAELVKKIVKLSKEKGREISDLSFLILSMETPSLFA from the coding sequence ATGTTCATTTACCTAAAAACGCATGTAAAAAAAACAGTTGAATTAATTAGAGATAAATGCGACATAATAATACAAGGTGGTATGTCTAGCGACCTAATACAAGAAAGACATGAGTTGTTTGGATCTAAACCTGATATGGTGTCGATTATCCTTAATCATCATGATGAATACTTTTCCGGCATTGAAGTAAATAGATTACATACACGAAAGGAATTAGAAAACTACTGCAAGTTATGTAGAGAAAAAAAGATTAAGCCTGAATTTGAAGTCTGGCATTATGGCTCTATATGGAATTTGAATTTTCTGATTGGAAAAAAATTAGTAGAAAAACCTTATTTTCTCACACAGTTTCTTGGTTGGCCTGGCGGAACTTGGTCTCCGCCTACAAAGGATGAGTTAGAGCACAGGATCAAATATCTTCCTGCTGAATGTGTATGCTCTGTGAGTGTTATGGGGCCAGATCAAGAGATTGTATTAACACGTGCTATCGAATTAAATAAACATGTTAGAGTAGGGACTGAAGATTATCCTTATTTGAAGAAAGGGGTACTAGCAAAAGACAACGCTGAGTTAGTCAAAAAAATTGTGAAACTCAGCAAAGAAAAAGGAAGAGAGATATCTGATCTTTCTTTCCTGATTTTATCCATGGAAACGCCAAGTCTTTTCGCTTGA
- the rtcA gene encoding RNA 3'-terminal phosphate cyclase, producing the protein MVVSLLTIDGSYGEGGGQILRTAVALSVVTKKPVEIVNIRSKRPDPGIKPQHYVAIKSMEELCGGESTDLEIGSSHLIFKPGEIKGGNYKFDIGTAGSITLVFQALLLSAFKTHEPITINVKGGTDVKWAPSWDYFNYVFLSLLKKMGVSVDAQLIKRGYYPKGGGEGSITIKPSSMLHPLFLDEKQNFTIVDGIIHSANLPEDIGKRMKHAAIKTLMKKNLKANITFEDNPAFSTGIGITLWTKSDSSILGSTMLGERGVPAEKIGGDAALNLIKDIESGANIDPYAFDQVIPYLAIIHGGSSCVVREISNHAKTNMWLVKQFFDIDFKLEKFGNATIVTVGSI; encoded by the coding sequence ATGGTGGTATCTCTGTTAACTATTGATGGTTCCTATGGCGAGGGTGGGGGGCAGATACTCAGAACTGCTGTGGCCCTGTCTGTTGTCACAAAAAAACCTGTTGAGATAGTCAACATTCGTTCTAAACGCCCTGATCCTGGTATTAAACCACAGCATTACGTTGCAATAAAAAGCATGGAGGAGCTTTGCGGCGGTGAATCAACTGATCTAGAGATAGGTTCCTCCCATCTAATATTTAAACCAGGTGAGATAAAAGGGGGAAACTATAAGTTTGATATAGGCACAGCTGGTAGCATCACACTAGTCTTCCAAGCACTTTTACTATCTGCTTTTAAGACACATGAGCCAATTACCATAAATGTTAAGGGTGGTACAGATGTTAAATGGGCTCCGTCATGGGATTACTTCAACTATGTGTTTTTGTCGCTCTTGAAAAAAATGGGTGTTTCTGTCGATGCCCAGTTGATAAAAAGAGGTTATTACCCAAAAGGTGGCGGTGAAGGATCAATAACAATAAAACCATCCAGTATGCTTCATCCTCTGTTTTTAGATGAAAAACAAAATTTTACCATAGTGGACGGCATCATTCACAGTGCTAATCTACCAGAGGACATTGGTAAGAGGATGAAACATGCTGCAATAAAAACATTAATGAAAAAAAACCTAAAGGCCAATATAACATTTGAGGATAACCCTGCTTTTTCCACTGGTATTGGTATCACTCTCTGGACAAAGTCAGATAGCTCTATTTTAGGTTCTACCATGCTTGGTGAACGTGGTGTTCCTGCTGAAAAAATCGGTGGTGATGCTGCATTGAATTTAATAAAAGATATCGAGTCTGGTGCCAACATTGATCCTTATGCTTTCGATCAAGTTATTCCATATCTTGCGATTATACATGGTGGTTCATCTTGTGTTGTTAGAGAGATTAGTAATCACGCGAAAACAAACATGTGGCTTGTCAAACAGTTTTTTGACATTGATTTTAAGCTTGAAAAATTTGGTAACGCAACTATAGTGACTGTAGGTTCTATATAG
- a CDS encoding metallophosphoesterase: MRIAHISDIHFNFGTDFNEKVYEKAVKILNKINPDLVFISGDITTDGLLSEYDLANEKLKEINFKQVVVPGNHDERNLGFKLFREFFGKTDFIKTFDQVNLVALSSSEPDKDDGRLGRGRHEFIERAIKKKNKMTFVGFHHHLVPVPNSGREANIIEDAGETLDIILRNKIPLVLMGHRHVPWAVKIHKTLLVNAGTFSCNRTRAHLGNTFNVIDINKDIIEITVVNIRKEKFKKMIDFNTQNGFYLNKNYD, encoded by the coding sequence ATGAGAATAGCACACATATCTGATATACATTTTAATTTTGGAACAGATTTTAATGAAAAAGTTTATGAAAAAGCTGTTAAAATTTTAAATAAGATTAATCCTGATTTGGTTTTTATTTCAGGTGATATTACAACAGATGGACTGCTTTCTGAATATGATTTAGCAAATGAAAAATTAAAAGAAATTAATTTTAAACAAGTGGTTGTTCCTGGTAACCATGATGAAAGAAACTTAGGTTTTAAGTTGTTTCGAGAGTTTTTTGGTAAAACAGATTTTATTAAAACTTTTGATCAAGTTAATTTAGTTGCTCTTTCCTCCAGTGAACCTGATAAAGATGATGGTAGACTTGGTAGAGGTAGACATGAGTTTATTGAGCGTGCAATTAAAAAGAAAAATAAAATGACATTTGTTGGTTTTCATCATCATTTGGTTCCTGTGCCTAATTCTGGTAGAGAGGCAAATATTATTGAGGATGCTGGTGAAACACTTGATATAATATTAAGAAATAAAATTCCTCTTGTATTAATGGGGCACAGACATGTTCCATGGGCAGTTAAAATACATAAAACTTTACTAGTTAATGCTGGAACTTTTTCTTGTAATCGTACCCGTGCTCATCTTGGTAATACTTTTAATGTTATTGATATAAATAAAGATATTATTGAAATCACTGTTGTAAATATTAGAAAAGAAAAATTTAAAAAAATGATAGATTTTAATACACAAAATGGCTTTTATTTAAATAAAAATTACGATTAA
- a CDS encoding CinA family protein, with product MIDEKLLENVSAKLKKSGLTIATAESCTGGLIAHTLTNISGSSDYFDRGVVSYSNRSKVELLGVPEELIKQYGAVSEQVAKAMAEGIRKKSKVDIGVATTGIAGPTGGTKDKPVGLVYIAVSTTDNTVVKRFQFSGNRLKNKESTCNAALNMILDFLKR from the coding sequence TTGATTGACGAAAAACTCTTAGAGAATGTTTCTGCTAAGCTAAAGAAAAGTGGTTTGACTATTGCCACAGCTGAGTCTTGCACTGGTGGATTGATTGCTCATACTCTTACTAATATTTCTGGTAGCTCAGATTATTTCGACAGGGGTGTTGTATCATATAGTAATAGATCTAAAGTTGAGTTGCTAGGTGTACCTGAAGAATTAATAAAGCAGTATGGTGCTGTCAGTGAACAAGTAGCTAAGGCTATGGCAGAGGGCATAAGAAAAAAATCAAAGGTTGACATAGGGGTGGCTACAACTGGCATAGCTGGTCCAACTGGTGGTACAAAAGATAAACCTGTTGGTCTTGTTTACATCGCTGTTTCTACAACCGATAATACAGTTGTTAAAAGATTTCAGTTTAGTGGCAACCGCCTTAAAAACAAAGAGAGTACGTGCAATGCTGCATTGAATATGATTTTGGATTTTTTAAAAAGATAA
- a CDS encoding aldo/keto reductase yields the protein MRLTELGKTGEKIPVIGQGTWGIKARKPKDNYDQWKKSLRRGIELGMTHIDTAEAYGWGISERIVGEVVAEYSRDELFITSKLLPTHFRYSQMKKAAEKSLKRLGLKYFDLYLIHYPNPFIPIKRSVRLLEDLLVEGETRYIGVSNFSVEKFQNAQECLKKAELVNTQLRTNVVHQKHIINNLSFYRKHGVTLTAYSPLGHKGLKNINEELMHKLEKIAEKHNATIHQIAIAWLVNIDGVITIPKAFQLNHVESNALAGEIVLSDNEINLVAESRIK from the coding sequence ATGCGTTTAACTGAACTAGGTAAAACTGGTGAAAAAATTCCTGTAATCGGACAAGGTACTTGGGGCATTAAAGCAAGAAAGCCTAAGGATAATTACGATCAGTGGAAAAAATCATTGAGACGTGGGATAGAGTTGGGTATGACACATATAGATACTGCAGAGGCGTACGGTTGGGGCATATCTGAGCGTATTGTTGGAGAGGTTGTAGCTGAGTATAGCAGAGATGAGTTGTTTATTACTAGCAAACTACTTCCAACACATTTCCGTTATTCACAAATGAAAAAAGCAGCAGAAAAGAGTCTTAAACGTTTGGGCCTTAAATATTTTGATCTGTACTTGATTCATTATCCTAATCCATTTATACCTATTAAGAGAAGTGTGCGATTGCTTGAAGATCTTCTCGTCGAAGGAGAAACGCGGTATATTGGAGTTAGCAACTTCTCCGTAGAAAAATTTCAGAATGCACAAGAGTGTTTGAAGAAGGCAGAACTTGTTAATACTCAGCTTCGTACAAACGTGGTCCATCAAAAACACATAATAAATAATCTATCATTCTATAGAAAACATGGCGTTACTCTTACTGCTTATAGTCCTCTTGGTCATAAAGGTTTAAAGAATATAAATGAAGAACTGATGCACAAACTTGAGAAAATCGCAGAGAAACACAACGCAACCATCCATCAAATAGCTATTGCGTGGCTAGTTAATATTGATGGCGTAATTACAATCCCAAAGGCGTTCCAGCTTAATCATGTAGAATCTAATGCATTGGCTGGTGAAATAGTTCTATCAGATAATGAAATAAATCTTGTTGCTGAAAGTCGTATAAAATAG
- a CDS encoding SCP2 sterol-binding domain-containing protein — protein MATKEEVLKGLNKVKSRLDDPGTKEKFKDFTKKMQFTFTDLNTNYVMDIVNGEAKSLKEETVEKPDIMVTIKSDIFLAILDKKINPVTSYMTGKIKVKGSMGDLLKLQKIMF, from the coding sequence ATGGCAACAAAAGAGGAAGTTTTGAAAGGATTAAATAAAGTGAAATCTAGACTTGATGATCCAGGAACAAAAGAAAAATTTAAGGATTTTACAAAAAAGATGCAGTTTACATTTACAGATCTTAACACGAACTATGTAATGGATATAGTTAACGGAGAAGCAAAATCTTTGAAAGAAGAAACCGTAGAAAAACCTGACATAATGGTCACAATAAAAAGTGATATTTTTCTTGCGATACTTGATAAAAAGATAAACCCCGTTACATCATATATGACTGGTAAAATAAAGGTTAAGGGATCTATGGGTGATTTATTAAAACTTCAGAAAATCATGTTTTAG